The genomic DNA GCACTATTGTCATTAGAAAATGTCTATTCATCTTACCACTCCAGCTTCTTCATTCTGTTGTTTGCTGCCCCTATATTTGATATTTCAGCGTTGTTTTTTGTTGTTCTTGAGTTTTTTATAAGCCTTTGCGTCTGAATGAATTTGGAACTTGATATTCAGTTTCCGTTCATGTTTTTTTGTTTTGATTGTTTTTTCCCCTTGAAAGACAGATTTTTCCTCCCAAATCTATAGTATGCACGCCGCTTATGGGTGCATTTGCTGGTTTGACGTTAGTGAGAAGTGAATTTCATTAATGCTCTTAAAACAGCATTTGAACGTCATTTATTGGCGTTATTTGCCATGTCGCTTATATGAAAGGATATGATATGCAACATTTAGATTTTACACCGCTTTACAAATCAACCGTCGGGTTTGATCACCTGTTTAATTTACTCGATAACACTGGTCATATTGAAAAAACCACTACGACCTACCCTCCTTATAATATTCAGAAATTTGATGAAAACACTTATCGGATTTCCATGGCTGTTGCCGGGTTTACTGATGAAGAAATTGACATTGAGATAAAAGAACAATCTTTGCAGGTTGTTGGCGATAAGACACCAGCTGAGGATATCGAATATCTTCATCAGGGCATAGCTAATCGTGCTTTTAAACGGAATTTTCAACTTGCTGACCATGTTGAAGTGACCGGTGCAAAACTTGAAAACGGGCTTTTACACATTGATTTAAAAAGAGAAATTCCGGAGAAAATGAAAGCTCGTAAAATTTCTATCGTTAAGCAAGAAACGCCAAAAACTATACAAGCTGACTAGGTAGGGTCTAGACCCTAGTCGTAATTGTAATTAATTATAGCAAACTTGAGCAACAATGAAAAAGCCCCTCTTGAAAGTATCAAGAGGGGCTTTTTTTGATTTAAAACTTAAAGCTTATAATCAGCTTACCATTTTGAGTGGTGACGATGCTTATAACCATAGCCATAACCACACCAACCGATACGTTTACGTGCCATCACTTCACCCCAACGGTTAATACGTAGTTTAAAACGTTTACCGCGTTTACATACCTTAGCCTT from Hyphomicrobiales bacterium 4NK60-0047b includes the following:
- a CDS encoding Hsp20 family protein, with product MQHLDFTPLYKSTVGFDHLFNLLDNTGHIEKTTTTYPPYNIQKFDENTYRISMAVAGFTDEEIDIEIKEQSLQVVGDKTPAEDIEYLHQGIANRAFKRNFQLADHVEVTGAKLENGLLHIDLKREIPEKMKARKISIVKQETPKTIQAD